A single region of the Deinococcus sp. KNUC1210 genome encodes:
- a CDS encoding MarR family winged helix-turn-helix transcriptional regulator, with translation MAPADTETDLSAALASDLRLLLGQLRRRLREEVPPGDLTQPQLTALLHLERGEASTLTELAQVEGVRSQSMGATVGSLLALGLVEGEPHPNDRRRTTLRLSPAGHALIAQRRAAREDWLQRTLRGHLSPDEQADLARSVALLRRLVRP, from the coding sequence ATGGCTCCTGCGGATACCGAAACCGACCTCAGTGCTGCGCTGGCTTCCGATCTGCGCCTGCTGCTGGGACAACTCCGGCGGCGGCTGCGCGAGGAAGTGCCACCCGGCGACCTCACACAGCCGCAACTCACTGCCCTGCTGCATCTGGAGCGCGGCGAGGCCTCGACGCTGACCGAACTGGCGCAGGTGGAAGGCGTGCGCTCGCAGTCGATGGGGGCCACGGTCGGCTCGCTGCTGGCACTCGGTCTGGTGGAGGGTGAGCCTCATCCCAACGACAGACGCCGAACCACGCTGCGCCTCAGCCCTGCCGGACACGCCCTGATCGCGCAGCGGCGGGCCGCACGCGAAGACTGGCTGCAACGCACCCTGCGCGGACATCTCAGCCCCGACGAACAGGCCGACCTCGCCCGCAGCGTCGCGCTGCTCCGGCGGCTGGTGCGCCCATGA
- a CDS encoding ATP-binding protein, with translation MLTHLFESLPDAVLSVDTAWICTYSNPQATTLLALPEAGAVGRSLWDLLPVAQNPSVRDECMQAMQQRAARTFEFPVPALHVWLEARVTPQPQGLSVILRDVTARRRDDDQRQQLLNATHALSSGVSEAEVIETALEIGAGAMGAYAGVVMRLRPDRVSIDLIGSRGYSQDLLNRWATLPMHDVLPVTDAVRSNTPLFLDLRALTEQYPLLGAARSARTCAAAVLPLAAQGDVVGALALSFDHDRIWTPGDHTFLTSLSAQLALALERARSHDAEVRRAEQLTFLARASELLTATHAPKEVLEQIVHLVVPRLSDWCSLQLPLPSGEFEQAALAHVDPAKLEAVRKYEARLPARWDDDRGAGKVFQTQRPLLMPVLRDEDLLAGASSPEELAMLRAAELRSVIVVPLVAGSRSLGVLTLVSATPGRYGDSDLAFAQELAGRAASALENARLAAHLQQERAQLVAILDQLPVAVWVAEVPSGRMIAGNRAIEQVTGRAYHPLESVADYATPEWPLARTLLSGEVVENELRELTDSSGEARFVHLSSAPILDERGTAFLAVATGVDVTERVQAEQAAQAFNVTLEARVQERTAQLEQLNAELDAFSYSVSHDLRTPVRHLQSFAGLLRRALESGRDGAKYLEMIERAAARMSTMIDDLLAFSKSSQQQLQIVTVDLTALLNEVRLDLAADLPGRQIQWQIGPLPTVRADPGLLRQVLVNLLGNAVKYTRPNDHASIHIWAEEDQTETVIHVEDNGIGFEPASAQKLFGVFQRLHHASEFEGNGIGLANVKGIVTRHGGRVWATSSPGKGATFSFSLPVAE, from the coding sequence ATGCTTACGCATCTGTTTGAAAGTCTGCCGGATGCCGTTCTGTCGGTCGACACTGCGTGGATCTGCACCTACAGCAATCCCCAGGCGACCACGCTGCTGGCGTTGCCTGAAGCGGGCGCGGTCGGACGCTCGCTGTGGGATCTGCTGCCCGTCGCCCAGAATCCCAGTGTCCGAGACGAATGCATGCAGGCCATGCAGCAGCGGGCCGCCCGGACCTTCGAATTTCCTGTGCCCGCGCTGCACGTCTGGCTGGAAGCCAGAGTGACGCCGCAGCCACAGGGCCTTTCGGTCATCCTGCGCGACGTGACCGCCCGGCGGCGTGACGACGACCAGCGGCAGCAACTGCTGAATGCCACGCACGCTCTGTCCAGCGGTGTCTCGGAAGCAGAGGTGATCGAAACGGCGCTGGAAATCGGAGCCGGGGCCATGGGCGCGTATGCCGGTGTGGTGATGCGGCTGCGCCCCGACCGGGTCTCCATCGATCTGATCGGCTCACGCGGCTATTCCCAGGACCTGCTGAACCGCTGGGCCACCCTGCCGATGCACGACGTTCTTCCGGTGACCGATGCGGTGCGTTCAAATACCCCGTTGTTTCTCGATCTCCGAGCACTGACCGAGCAGTATCCGCTTCTGGGCGCTGCCAGGAGTGCCCGGACCTGTGCCGCAGCGGTGTTGCCCCTGGCGGCACAGGGGGACGTGGTCGGAGCGCTGGCGCTCAGCTTCGATCACGACCGGATCTGGACGCCCGGCGACCACACGTTTCTGACCTCTCTGAGCGCCCAGCTCGCCCTGGCGCTGGAACGGGCACGCTCGCACGACGCCGAGGTTCGCAGGGCAGAGCAGCTGACCTTCCTGGCGCGTGCGAGCGAACTGCTGACCGCCACCCACGCCCCGAAAGAAGTGCTCGAACAGATCGTGCATCTGGTGGTGCCGAGGCTCTCGGACTGGTGCTCGTTGCAGTTGCCGTTGCCGTCGGGCGAGTTTGAACAGGCGGCCCTGGCTCACGTCGATCCGGCCAAGCTGGAAGCCGTCCGGAAATATGAAGCGCGGTTGCCTGCCCGCTGGGACGATGACAGAGGAGCCGGGAAGGTCTTCCAGACGCAGCGTCCGCTGCTCATGCCCGTGCTGAGAGACGAAGATCTTCTGGCGGGGGCCAGCAGCCCCGAGGAACTCGCGATGCTCAGGGCGGCAGAACTTCGGTCGGTCATCGTCGTTCCGCTGGTGGCGGGGAGCCGTTCGCTCGGCGTGCTGACGCTGGTATCCGCCACGCCCGGACGGTACGGAGACAGCGATCTGGCGTTCGCGCAGGAACTGGCGGGCCGAGCAGCCAGCGCCCTGGAAAATGCCCGTCTGGCAGCGCATCTTCAGCAGGAACGCGCCCAGCTGGTAGCGATTCTCGATCAGCTGCCGGTGGCTGTCTGGGTGGCCGAGGTTCCGTCTGGCCGGATGATCGCCGGAAACCGTGCCATCGAGCAGGTGACGGGCCGTGCGTATCACCCTCTGGAGAGCGTGGCAGACTACGCCACCCCCGAATGGCCGCTGGCCCGCACGCTGCTGAGCGGCGAGGTGGTCGAGAACGAGTTGAGGGAACTCACTGACAGCAGCGGCGAGGCGCGGTTCGTCCACCTGAGCAGTGCGCCCATCCTGGATGAGCGGGGAACGGCGTTTCTGGCAGTCGCCACCGGTGTGGACGTGACCGAGCGGGTCCAGGCCGAACAGGCGGCGCAGGCCTTCAATGTGACGCTCGAAGCGCGGGTGCAGGAGCGAACGGCGCAGCTCGAACAGCTGAATGCCGAACTGGACGCCTTCAGCTATTCGGTGTCTCACGATCTGCGAACACCCGTTCGACACCTTCAGAGCTTCGCGGGACTCCTTCGCCGCGCCCTGGAGAGTGGCCGCGACGGGGCGAAATACCTGGAGATGATCGAGCGTGCCGCCGCCCGGATGAGCACCATGATCGATGATCTGCTGGCCTTCTCGAAAAGCTCCCAGCAGCAGCTCCAAATCGTGACGGTCGATCTGACGGCGCTGCTCAACGAAGTCCGGCTCGATCTGGCCGCCGATCTGCCGGGTCGCCAGATTCAGTGGCAGATCGGGCCGTTGCCGACCGTCCGCGCCGATCCAGGATTGCTGCGGCAGGTGCTGGTGAATCTGCTGGGAAACGCGGTGAAATATACCCGTCCGAACGATCACGCCAGTATTCATATCTGGGCCGAGGAAGATCAGACAGAGACGGTGATCCATGTGGAAGACAACGGCATCGGCTTCGAACCGGCCTCGGCCCAGAAGCTGTTCGGGGTCTTCCAGCGGCTGCACCATGCCAGCGAGTTTGAAGGCAACGGCATCGGGCTCGCGAATGTCAAGGGCATCGTGACGCGGCACGGCGGCAGGGTGTGGGCAACGTCCAGCCCCGGGAAGGGCGCTACTTTTTCCTTCAGTCTTCCAGTTGCCGAGTAA
- a CDS encoding ATP-binding protein gives MTELRANSGYEIFVGTGEMSRRMRALDWSGTPLGSPAEWPQSLKTIVRTMLTSRFAMWMAWGEELTFFCNDAYLPTLGVKHTWALGERADVVWSEIWNDIGPRIRWVLQTGEATWDEGLLLFLERSGFREETYHTFSYSPVADDTGHVTGMLCVVAEESERVIGERRVRLLRDLGSRTSGVRTGAEVLQGLQELLASSPPDLPVALTYLTSDARQMPVLTLVSGLETQDDTGPEGNALPPALQAAWERRDSLGPLLLDDLAVFGTPPESLDRFPTQAMAIPLLSQGQEGPSGFLIAGLNPDRPLDDAYRGFLELFAGQLAAALAGAAAYEQQRTRAEALAEIDRAKTTFFSNVSHEFRTPLTLMLGPLEELLAHPDALDPAQLREVEVAHRNALRLLRLVNTMLDFTRIEAGRADAVYLPTDVAVLTADLASSFRSLMEEAGLRYDTDLSPLSEALYLDQGMWEKIVLNLLSNAFKFTFEGRIHLKLEETATHAVLSLSDTGTGIPAAELPRVFERFHRVEGARGRSFEGTGIGLALVKELVALHGGEISVSSTVGVGTTFQVQLPKGTAHLPPGRVMHDGTVQARPGSPLLLAEASQWHVAPLERQAAPVPHRDADPDHRPRLLVADDNADLLGYVTRLLADDYHVEAVSDGVAALRSALADPPDLVLSDVMMPALDGFGLLQALRADELTRQIPVILLSARAGEEARLSGMEAGADDYLTKPFSSRELRSRVAAHLELSRFRTEISQMERERNEELERRVIERTAALEERSAALDAFVRFTEAVGVTADSLTLAQEALDVLKASFGDASVAYYQEQDGLWKALRSSDDITSALLEVITAGLSPELPVFAEVLRTQLPVFVDSWATADDRTEHTQEYGTTSLYPLVVGQNIHAMLSVALRTAVVWSERDKAIVRAVGRGLNLALERAAVAAQLEAQNTELEARTRSLEGFAALTRDLSLESDPVLLVRRAQELVLPLLPGGYAAYYEPDGATWRLRSQYGNRGDDDFQRLVEAGLPFESTQSLFLPWSSREAYYVDEYDQTTDGFGAYQTRRGALAGLPVMVNGQPYGIFGVALLTQRFWGITERTVLQTVARSLGLAIERALSVAQLAQRTRDLERSNAELEQFAYVASHDLQEPLRTVTSFSQLLTQRYASQLDDKAQIYARHITQGTERMAQLIQDLLAYSRVASEPAPMRTVSLGGVVSQAIEDLRTPIEAAQARIVVEDLPQVHGDAAQLRQVFQHLLANAVKFRSAERPPLIQIRARQHGDHVQIDVQDNGIGIEEEYFDKIFVIFQRLHPRGQYEGSGIGLSIARKIVERHGGLLWPTRNSDHGMTFSFTLPTGMGA, from the coding sequence ATGACAGAGCTGAGAGCGAATTCCGGATACGAGATCTTTGTCGGCACCGGCGAAATGAGTCGGCGTATGCGGGCGCTCGACTGGTCCGGAACGCCGCTCGGCTCTCCGGCAGAGTGGCCTCAGAGTTTGAAAACCATCGTCCGGACCATGCTCACCTCGCGCTTCGCCATGTGGATGGCCTGGGGCGAGGAGCTCACCTTCTTCTGCAACGACGCCTACCTGCCCACGCTGGGGGTCAAGCACACCTGGGCGCTGGGTGAGCGGGCCGATGTGGTCTGGAGTGAAATCTGGAACGATATCGGGCCACGTATCCGCTGGGTCCTTCAGACGGGTGAGGCCACCTGGGACGAAGGGCTGCTGCTGTTTCTGGAGCGCAGCGGCTTCCGTGAGGAGACGTACCATACCTTCTCGTACAGCCCGGTGGCCGACGATACCGGACACGTGACCGGAATGCTGTGCGTGGTGGCTGAAGAAAGCGAGCGCGTGATCGGGGAGCGGCGCGTGCGGCTGCTGCGCGACCTGGGAAGCCGCACCAGTGGCGTCAGGACCGGTGCCGAGGTCCTTCAGGGTCTCCAGGAACTCCTGGCATCGTCGCCGCCAGATCTGCCGGTTGCCCTCACCTATCTGACCTCCGACGCCCGGCAGATGCCGGTGCTGACGCTGGTGTCGGGGCTGGAAACGCAGGACGATACCGGGCCTGAGGGCAACGCGCTGCCACCGGCATTACAGGCGGCCTGGGAGCGGCGGGATTCGCTGGGGCCGCTGCTGCTCGACGATCTCGCGGTGTTCGGGACGCCGCCGGAGTCACTGGACCGCTTTCCCACCCAGGCCATGGCGATTCCGCTGCTGTCGCAGGGCCAGGAAGGGCCGTCAGGATTCCTGATCGCGGGCCTCAATCCCGACCGACCGCTCGACGACGCATACCGGGGCTTTCTCGAACTGTTCGCGGGGCAACTTGCCGCCGCCCTCGCTGGCGCAGCCGCCTACGAACAGCAGCGCACCCGTGCCGAAGCGCTGGCAGAGATCGACCGCGCCAAGACCACCTTCTTCTCGAATGTCAGCCACGAATTTCGCACGCCCCTCACCCTGATGCTCGGCCCGCTGGAAGAGCTGCTGGCCCACCCCGACGCCCTCGATCCGGCGCAGCTGCGTGAAGTGGAAGTGGCCCACCGCAACGCGCTGCGGCTGCTGCGGCTCGTCAATACCATGCTCGACTTCACGCGCATCGAGGCGGGCCGGGCAGACGCCGTGTATCTCCCCACCGATGTGGCCGTGCTGACGGCCGATCTCGCCAGTTCGTTCCGCTCCCTGATGGAAGAGGCCGGACTGCGCTACGACACTGATCTTTCCCCACTCTCCGAGGCGCTGTATCTGGATCAGGGCATGTGGGAGAAGATCGTGCTCAATCTGCTGTCCAATGCCTTCAAGTTCACCTTCGAGGGCCGAATCCATCTGAAGCTGGAGGAAACCGCGACGCATGCGGTCCTGTCGCTGAGCGATACCGGCACGGGTATTCCTGCCGCCGAACTGCCCCGCGTCTTCGAGCGGTTTCACCGGGTCGAGGGAGCGCGGGGCCGCAGCTTCGAGGGAACCGGCATCGGCCTCGCCCTCGTCAAAGAGCTGGTGGCGCTGCACGGCGGTGAAATCTCGGTCAGCAGCACGGTGGGCGTCGGCACCACCTTTCAGGTACAGCTTCCGAAAGGGACGGCGCACCTGCCGCCGGGCCGGGTCATGCACGACGGCACTGTGCAGGCACGTCCGGGAAGCCCGCTGCTGCTCGCGGAGGCCAGCCAGTGGCACGTGGCCCCGCTGGAACGACAGGCAGCCCCAGTCCCCCACCGCGACGCTGACCCAGATCACAGACCACGGCTGCTGGTGGCCGACGACAACGCCGATCTGCTGGGGTACGTGACACGGCTGCTGGCTGACGATTACCACGTCGAGGCGGTCAGTGACGGCGTGGCCGCGCTGCGTTCTGCGCTGGCCGATCCACCGGATCTGGTGCTGAGCGACGTGATGATGCCGGCCCTCGACGGCTTCGGACTGCTTCAGGCTCTGCGGGCCGATGAGCTCACCCGTCAGATTCCGGTGATCCTGCTCTCGGCGCGTGCAGGCGAGGAAGCCCGGCTCAGCGGCATGGAAGCGGGGGCCGACGACTACCTCACCAAGCCGTTTTCTTCGCGGGAACTGCGCTCGCGGGTCGCCGCACACCTGGAACTGTCACGCTTCCGGACCGAGATTTCTCAGATGGAGCGGGAACGCAACGAGGAACTCGAACGGCGGGTGATCGAACGGACCGCCGCGCTGGAGGAGCGCTCAGCGGCCCTGGACGCTTTCGTCCGCTTCACAGAGGCCGTCGGCGTGACCGCAGATTCCCTGACGCTGGCGCAGGAAGCGCTGGACGTGTTGAAGGCGTCGTTCGGAGATGCCAGCGTCGCGTACTACCAGGAGCAGGACGGTCTGTGGAAAGCCCTGCGGTCCAGCGACGACATCACCTCTGCGCTGCTGGAGGTCATCACGGCGGGCCTGTCGCCCGAGTTGCCGGTGTTCGCGGAGGTCCTGCGTACCCAGCTGCCGGTCTTCGTGGACAGCTGGGCGACAGCAGACGACCGCACCGAACACACTCAGGAATACGGCACGACCTCGCTGTATCCGCTGGTGGTCGGTCAGAATATCCACGCCATGCTGTCGGTGGCGCTCCGGACGGCGGTGGTGTGGTCGGAACGCGACAAGGCGATTGTGCGGGCGGTGGGCCGGGGCCTGAATCTAGCCCTCGAACGGGCAGCGGTCGCGGCGCAGCTGGAAGCCCAGAATACCGAACTGGAAGCCCGCACCCGCAGTCTGGAAGGATTCGCGGCCCTGACCCGCGATCTGAGCCTCGAAAGCGATCCGGTGTTGCTGGTGCGCCGGGCACAGGAACTCGTGCTGCCGCTGCTGCCGGGAGGCTACGCCGCGTACTACGAACCCGACGGAGCGACGTGGCGGCTGAGAAGTCAGTACGGCAACCGTGGCGATGACGATTTTCAGCGGCTGGTCGAGGCAGGGCTTCCTTTCGAATCGACTCAGAGTCTGTTTCTGCCCTGGTCGAGTCGGGAAGCGTATTACGTCGACGAATACGATCAGACGACCGACGGCTTCGGGGCCTATCAGACGCGCCGGGGAGCGCTCGCGGGCCTTCCGGTCATGGTCAACGGACAGCCCTACGGCATTTTCGGAGTCGCCCTCCTGACGCAGCGGTTCTGGGGAATCACCGAGCGCACGGTGCTCCAGACGGTGGCCCGCAGCCTGGGTCTGGCCATCGAACGCGCTCTGAGCGTCGCGCAACTCGCCCAGCGCACCCGCGATCTCGAACGCAGCAACGCCGAACTCGAACAGTTCGCGTATGTGGCGAGCCACGACCTTCAGGAGCCGCTGCGAACGGTCACGAGCTTCTCTCAGCTTCTGACGCAGCGCTACGCTTCGCAGCTCGACGACAAGGCCCAGATATACGCCCGCCACATCACCCAGGGCACCGAACGCATGGCGCAGCTCATCCAGGACCTGCTGGCCTACAGCCGCGTGGCCTCCGAACCCGCGCCCATGCGAACGGTCTCACTCGGCGGGGTGGTCAGCCAGGCGATCGAGGACCTCCGGACACCGATTGAAGCGGCTCAGGCCCGCATCGTGGTGGAAGATCTGCCACAGGTGCACGGCGACGCGGCGCAGCTACGGCAGGTCTTCCAGCATCTGCTCGCCAACGCCGTCAAGTTCCGCAGTGCCGAACGCCCGCCTCTGATTCAGATTCGCGCCAGACAGCACGGCGATCACGTCCAGATCGACGTACAGGACAACGGCATCGGCATCGAGGAAGAGTATTTCGACAAGATCTTCGTGATCTTTCAGCGCCTGCATCCACGCGGTCAATATGAAGGCAGCGGCATCGGACTGTCGATTGCACGGAAGATCGTGGAACGTCACGGCGGCCTGCTGTGGCCCACCCGGAATTCAGACCACGGCATGACCTTCTCGTTTACCCTGCCGACAGGAATGGGCGCGTAA
- a CDS encoding MFS transporter — MNSTFRSLKIHNYRLWASGAIVSNVGTWMQRTAQDWLVLAQLTHRNATAVGVVMALQFGPQLLLMPLTGWAADTFDRRRLLMITQAAQGVLSLLLGLLTVLGHVQLWQVYVFAGLLGCVTAFDAPVRQTFVSELVGEDDLSNAVALNSTSFNAARMIGPAIAGLLIASVGTGWVFLINALSFVAVLISLARLRVGEFHHHQRSSKRNSGLLEGIRYVWSRPDLKVMLLMVFLIGTFGLNFPIFISTMAVSVFHMGAGQYGILSSGMAVGSVTGALLSARREKPRPALLVGGSALFGGGLTLAALMPNFWLFGLALIIVGVAAQTFNTTANSSIQLSTDPAMRGRVVAILMAVIMGGTPLGAPIVGWVADTLGPRWALGVGALSGLLAALVGLLYVIRSRHLRLSLEAGRLRLKAAGD; from the coding sequence ATGAACAGCACCTTCCGCTCGCTGAAGATTCACAATTATCGCCTGTGGGCCAGCGGAGCCATCGTGTCGAACGTCGGTACCTGGATGCAGCGCACCGCGCAGGACTGGCTGGTTCTGGCGCAGCTGACCCACCGCAACGCCACCGCCGTCGGGGTGGTGATGGCGCTGCAATTCGGGCCACAGCTGCTGCTGATGCCGCTGACCGGCTGGGCCGCCGACACCTTCGACCGCCGCCGCCTGCTGATGATCACTCAGGCCGCACAGGGCGTGCTGTCGCTGCTGCTGGGCCTGCTGACGGTGCTGGGGCACGTGCAGCTCTGGCAGGTGTATGTGTTCGCCGGGCTGCTCGGCTGCGTCACGGCCTTCGATGCCCCGGTGCGGCAGACCTTCGTTTCGGAACTCGTGGGCGAGGACGACCTCTCGAACGCCGTCGCGCTGAATTCCACGTCGTTCAATGCCGCCCGTATGATCGGCCCGGCCATCGCGGGTCTGCTGATCGCCTCGGTCGGCACCGGCTGGGTCTTCCTGATCAATGCCCTGTCCTTCGTGGCCGTGCTGATCTCGCTGGCACGGCTGCGGGTCGGTGAATTTCACCATCATCAGCGCAGCAGCAAGCGGAACAGCGGACTGCTGGAAGGCATCCGCTACGTGTGGTCGCGGCCCGACCTGAAAGTCATGTTGCTGATGGTGTTTCTGATCGGCACCTTCGGCCTGAATTTTCCGATCTTCATCTCGACCATGGCCGTCAGCGTCTTTCATATGGGCGCGGGGCAGTACGGCATTCTGTCTTCGGGCATGGCGGTCGGGTCGGTCACGGGGGCGCTGCTCTCAGCACGGCGCGAAAAGCCCAGACCGGCGCTGCTCGTCGGCGGCTCTGCCCTCTTCGGCGGTGGCCTGACCCTGGCCGCCCTGATGCCCAACTTCTGGCTGTTCGGCCTCGCCCTCATCATCGTCGGGGTCGCGGCACAGACCTTCAATACCACGGCCAACAGCAGTATTCAGCTCTCCACCGATCCGGCGATGCGTGGGCGGGTCGTGGCGATTCTGATGGCGGTCATCATGGGGGGCACGCCGCTGGGTGCGCCCATCGTGGGCTGGGTTGCCGACACGCTGGGGCCGCGCTGGGCACTGGGTGTCGGAGCGCTGTCCGGCCTGCTGGCGGCATTGGTGGGCCTGCTGTACGTGATACGGTCCCGCCATCTGCGGCTCTCGCTGGAAGCTGGACGGCTGCGCCTGAAGGCAGCGGGAGACTGA
- the galE gene encoding UDP-glucose 4-epimerase GalE, whose product MKVLVTGGAGYIGSTVCAALEDAGHIPVVLDSLVAGSADFVVNRIFYRGDIADRDLLERVFHEHPDIAATLHFAARVILPESVEQPALYYRENVMKSLALFENLLALGQQRVVFSSSASIYDTVADFRVTEDSPVNPGSPYARSKWMMEQILEDLCSASASQPPGLRALALRYFNPIGADPKERSGPYQQQPTHLLGRLLSAAQSGTPFSITGTDFVTRDGTGLRDYIHVWDLALAHVAAVEQFDQVFAQVSAGQQLPVRFLSINLGTGNGVTVREFVRAFQEAADVPLQVKEAPRRPGDGAGAYADISRAHRLLGWTPKLSVTQGIASALSWARRTGNLRS is encoded by the coding sequence ATGAAGGTGCTCGTGACAGGAGGGGCTGGATACATCGGGAGCACAGTTTGTGCGGCCCTTGAAGATGCTGGACATATTCCAGTCGTGCTGGATTCTCTGGTAGCAGGTTCGGCCGACTTTGTGGTGAACCGCATTTTTTATCGCGGTGACATTGCCGACCGGGATCTGCTTGAACGCGTCTTTCATGAACACCCGGACATTGCAGCGACCCTGCATTTTGCGGCTCGTGTGATTCTGCCTGAATCGGTCGAACAGCCCGCGCTCTATTACCGGGAAAACGTCATGAAGAGCCTCGCACTCTTCGAGAACCTGCTTGCGCTTGGACAGCAGCGAGTGGTCTTCAGTTCGAGCGCGAGCATCTATGACACGGTGGCAGATTTCCGAGTCACTGAAGACAGCCCCGTGAACCCGGGCAGTCCGTATGCCCGCAGCAAGTGGATGATGGAGCAGATTCTCGAAGATCTGTGCAGTGCCAGCGCGAGTCAGCCCCCCGGCCTCCGCGCACTGGCACTGCGGTATTTCAACCCCATCGGAGCTGACCCGAAGGAGCGCAGCGGACCGTATCAGCAGCAGCCGACGCATCTGCTGGGGCGGCTGCTGAGCGCCGCTCAGTCGGGAACGCCCTTTTCCATCACCGGCACCGATTTTGTTACCCGTGACGGCACCGGGCTGCGCGATTACATTCATGTCTGGGATCTGGCACTGGCGCACGTCGCGGCTGTCGAGCAGTTCGATCAGGTCTTCGCGCAGGTCTCTGCCGGGCAGCAGCTTCCGGTGCGTTTTCTGAGCATCAATCTGGGCACCGGCAACGGCGTGACGGTGCGGGAATTTGTCAGGGCCTTTCAGGAGGCAGCCGACGTCCCGCTTCAGGTGAAAGAAGCGCCACGACGACCGGGCGACGGTGCGGGTGCGTATGCCGACATCAGCCGCGCTCACAGGCTGCTCGGCTGGACACCGAAGCTCTCGGTGACACAGGGAATCGCATCTGCCCTGAGCTGGGCCAGACGCACCGGGAACCTCCGTTCTTGA